CTGATGCCGTCGCGCTATTGCCCCTCCGACGAGTTGCAGAATTTCGTCGAGGCCGAATTCGGAAACAGCAGCGGCGGCGAACGGATCGCCCGCATGCGACAGTGGATCTTCGAGCGGTTCAGCTACGTCCCGGGATCAAGCAACGCCCAGACCACGGCGCTGGATACTTTCGTGCAGCGGCAAGGGGTCTGTCGCGACTACGCGCATGTGATGATCTGCATGGCGCGGGCATCGGCCATTCCTGCGCGCTTTGCCAGTGTCTACGCGCCCTATGTTTCGCCGCAGGATTTCCACGCGGTCGCGGAGGTGTATCTGGACGGGACATGGCATCTTGTCGATGCGACGGGAATGGCAACCGCTGACCAGATCGCGCGTATCGGTGTGGGGATGGATGCGGCCGAGGTATCTTTCCTGACAAGTTTCGGCCAGATCACGCTGCAATCCCAATCGGTGCAGGTGGTTCTGGACGGTTAGGGCGGCTGCACGTTTTACTAAGAAGCGGCGCGCTATCCCGCAGGATGGCAAGCCGGACGCCGCGTTGCGGGCGCGGCCCAAGCACCCGTGCTCCAGTTGCTGGGGACCAAGTTCAGCATCGGTGGCGCGGTGTTCACGCTCGGCGTCGTTTTCCTGCTGGTGCTGGTGGTGGTGCTTGCCTATGCGCTCATACCAACGGCTTGGGGGCGGCATTTCTATGCGGTCGGGGATGACCCCGACGCGGCCGAACTTTCCGGCGTGGACGTGCGCAAGACGACCATCTCGGTCCATGCCATTGCGGGTCTGATCTGCGCCTTCGCGGGCCGTGCCGGACGCGGCGTAAACCCCACCGGCGCGGCGCACGGATGATCCGATCGCCCAAACCCTGTTGCCGGGCCACCCCCTGCGCGGATAACGATGCGCGCAACAGCCCCCACCGAGGACCGAGTGACACCATGATTTTGTGCTGCGGCGAAGCCCTGATCGACATGATCACCGCACCCGTGCTCACGGGCGGCGAAGGATTTGTTCCGCATGTCGGCGGGGCGGTATTCAACACCGCGATCGCATTGGGACGGCTGGGCGCCAAAGCGGGGATGCTGACGGGCCTGTCCACGGATATGTTCGGCCAGCAGCTTGCCGAGGCGTTGAAGGCGAGCCACGTGGACACCTCGCATGTCGTCCGCTCCGACCGTCCGACCACCTTGGCCTTCGTGCAGCTGAAAGACGGCCACGCGACCTATTCCTTCTTTGACGAATTGTCCGCAGGCCGGATGCTGGCCCCGGACGACCTGCCGGAACTGAAAAGTGAGATATCCGCGCTCTATTTCGGCGGCATCAGCCTGGCCCACGGGCCCTGCGCAAGCGCCTATGCGGCGCTGTTGAAAACCCAAGCGCCGCAGCGCGCGATCATGATCGATCCCAATATCCGTGCGCAGTTCATCACGGATGTATCCAGCTACCGCAGCCGCCTTGACGGCATGATGGGCCATGCTGACATCATCAAGGTCTCGGACGAGGACCTGAACTGGCTGATCCCGGGGCAGGGGGCCTTGGCGGGCAAGGCTGCCGCGCTGCTCGAGAAGGGGGCGGCTGCGGTCATCGTGACCCGCGGGGCCGAGGGCGCGACAGGCTATCTCGAAAACGGTAGGGAAGTCTTCGTTCCCGCCGTGCGGACAGAGGTCGTGGATACCGTCGGCGCAGGCGACACGTTCAACGCAGGGCTTCTGGCCAACCTGTCCGCCACCGGCAAGCTGACCAAGCCCAAGGTCGCGCAGCTGTCGCCAGATGCGCTGGTGCGCGCGATGGAATATGGCGCGAGGGTCGCGTCTTTGACGGTATCGCGCGCCGGTGCGAATTCTCCTTGGGCAAGCGAGCTCAGGACCTGAGGCGATATTGCCAGTGGTGCAACAATTGTTTCTTTATCCGAAACAATAACAGCCATTTATTGAGACTGTCGCAAAGTGCACTGCCAAACAGGTGTGCTTTCGGCGCGGGCCGATCGAAAGCCGGCCCGCGCCTTTGGCGTCAGGCGAAGATGAAATCGCCCATATCCAGTGCCGACGCATCAACGCCGTTCAGAACCGCGATGATCTCGTCCGCCTTGCCGTCCATGACGCTGATGGTCGCATTGCCACCGGTATCGTTGGCAATCACCAGATCGCCGAAGCCAACCGCTCCGAAACCGGAAAGCTGCAGCATGTCGACGCCGTCCACATAGTCGAGAACCGTGTCCGTGCCGCGGAACTTGTCCGCATCCTCGAACACAAAGACATCCGCCCCCGATCCGCCGGTGAGAGTGTCGTTTCCGGTGCCCCCGACCAGAACATCGTCGCCACCTTCACCGTCCAGCACATCGGCCCGTTCGTAGCCGTAGATCTCGTTTGCGTTGTTGTTGCCCGACAGCGTGTCGCGTCCGGCGCTGCCGTCGACGGTTTCAACCCCGAACGAGAAGTCCAGCGTCACCTCACCGAAGCCCGGCACGGTCAGCGTGACCTCATCGTCGGCATAGTCCGCCGGTGTACCAATCTCCAACTCGAAGGTTACGGTCGCCTCTCCGGCCACATCGTCAAAGCCCAGCCCGGCCGGCACAACCGATTGGATGAACCCATAGTCATCCGACGTGATGGCAAGATCGACATCGGTGGTCACCTCGGACAGACCCGTGAGGATGGCGGCAGCAAGGTTTGAACTGTTCCCTGCCAGCTGAACAACCGAACCGCCAACACCCAGATTATCGAGCAGCGCTTGGTACGTGCCGATCTGACCGGCGGTGACCGCGAAGATCGGGATCAACCCGTTTGACGCCAGCGCCGCAGCGACCTGCGCGATGGCGGGATAATCCTCCAGCCCGCCAGCCCCTGTGCCATCGGATAGATCGGTGTCATTGTCGTTCGGGCCTCCGGCGGCGTAGTTGCCCGCCTGATGGAACGCCGCATCGGTGGTCAGAACCACAAACCGTTGCGACTCCGCGCGAAAGGTTAACCCGTTGCCCAGACCCACCTGCTGCAGGGAAACAAGTTGCGCTTCGGGCAAGTCGTTGCCGTTTCTTATAGACAGCGTGTCCAGAGCGGCATCCGCAGCAGCAAAATCGGTCGTCAGATCCTGATCGACATTATAGATAAAATCACTGGGAATGCCGAAGGGACTGATGGGATAGTCGACATAGCTGGTGATCCCCAGTGCGAGATCGTCAATTCCCCCCGCAGTCAGCGCAAATGCCAGATCCTGCATGAAATTGCCGTTCTTCAGCGTGCTGATATCATCATTGAACGATCCCGAAAGATCCTGGGCCAGCACGATATCGGCTTTCTCGGGCAGGTCCGGGACGAAAACGTTCAGATCGAACGTCAGAGTATTGTCCGGGCCGCGGGTAACCTCGACGATTGCGCCGTCTGCCGCCGACAGTGTCAGCGCGTCCGTGTCGATTGCCAGACCATCCTCCAGATCGACAGTGATACCGGCGACCTCGTTGACGTTGATCGTCACGGTCGGACAGTCAAATCCGCCATTGCCGTCCGTCACGGTGTAATCGAATGTCTGCGTGCCGGTCCAACTGGTTGCGGGTACGAAGGTGAAATCACCGTTGGCGCCGACCGTGAGGATGCCGTTGCCGGTGTCGATGGGCGTATCCAGTGCATAGGCGGTGCCATCGACGATCACTTCGGTCACGGTCAGCGGATCTCCGTCACCGTCCGTATCGGCGCCCAGACCATTATCGGCCAGCACGTTGCCGGCGATGCAGGTGTCTTCCTCTTCGCTGAACAGATCGTCCTTGCCGTCCGGTGCCAGCGGGATCCGCCCCTCGATCTTGAGCGATCCATCGCGGTTGCCGCCCGGTTCGCCTACGCTGGTGACGCGCACACCGATGCGCTGGTTGCCGATGTCGTCAAGGCTGAGGCTGCCGATGCTGGTATCGCCCAGAACGGTCCATGTCGTGGATTGGATATCATCCGTGGCGATCCCCTGCGTCCCGATCTCGACGCCCGCATCGAAATCCCTGTTCCTGGAGGTGATTTCACCGTGCAGGTTGGCCCCGTTGCCGAAGTTGTCGACGGCGTTGGCGTCGAACTGCCAATCGGTGACATCGCTCCCCAGAACCGGAGGGGCTACTTTGTCGTCAAGCGCACTCCACTTGGTTTCGCGACCATCGTTGACGTCCCACATGATCGCCCTCAGATCACCTGTGAGCCCATAGCTTTCGTCGATCGTGGCGGTCCAGACCAGATCCATGATCTCGTCGTCATTTACGTCTTTTTCGACTACTGTAAAATCGATCTTCATACCGTCCTGAATGACGGAAAATTGCACGGAGCGTGTCATCGTGCGTTCCTCCCAAATGAAATTTCTTCGCCAAAAGGCGCTTAAATATATGAAAAC
Above is a window of Sulfitobacter sp. HNIBRBA3233 DNA encoding:
- a CDS encoding transglutaminase-like domain-containing protein — encoded protein: MDLKIGVHLHYALRSATDLIVQIEVPSYADQRVLHERTLINDALHRATVSAEEGLGTRTLLRLDSDFRCDYTAHVRIDRPALDLTQLPAVAPHLLPGDAVRYLMPSRYCPSDELQNFVEAEFGNSSGGERIARMRQWIFERFSYVPGSSNAQTTALDTFVQRQGVCRDYAHVMICMARASAIPARFASVYAPYVSPQDFHAVAEVYLDGTWHLVDATGMATADQIARIGVGMDAAEVSFLTSFGQITLQSQSVQVVLDG
- a CDS encoding carbohydrate kinase family protein, whose protein sequence is MILCCGEALIDMITAPVLTGGEGFVPHVGGAVFNTAIALGRLGAKAGMLTGLSTDMFGQQLAEALKASHVDTSHVVRSDRPTTLAFVQLKDGHATYSFFDELSAGRMLAPDDLPELKSEISALYFGGISLAHGPCASAYAALLKTQAPQRAIMIDPNIRAQFITDVSSYRSRLDGMMGHADIIKVSDEDLNWLIPGQGALAGKAAALLEKGAAAVIVTRGAEGATGYLENGREVFVPAVRTEVVDTVGAGDTFNAGLLANLSATGKLTKPKVAQLSPDALVRAMEYGARVASLTVSRAGANSPWASELRT
- a CDS encoding Ig-like domain-containing protein; protein product: MTRSVQFSVIQDGMKIDFTVVEKDVNDDEIMDLVWTATIDESYGLTGDLRAIMWDVNDGRETKWSALDDKVAPPVLGSDVTDWQFDANAVDNFGNGANLHGEITSRNRDFDAGVEIGTQGIATDDIQSTTWTVLGDTSIGSLSLDDIGNQRIGVRVTSVGEPGGNRDGSLKIEGRIPLAPDGKDDLFSEEEDTCIAGNVLADNGLGADTDGDGDPLTVTEVIVDGTAYALDTPIDTGNGILTVGANGDFTFVPATSWTGTQTFDYTVTDGNGGFDCPTVTINVNEVAGITVDLEDGLAIDTDALTLSAADGAIVEVTRGPDNTLTFDLNVFVPDLPEKADIVLAQDLSGSFNDDISTLKNGNFMQDLAFALTAGGIDDLALGITSYVDYPISPFGIPSDFIYNVDQDLTTDFAAADAALDTLSIRNGNDLPEAQLVSLQQVGLGNGLTFRAESQRFVVLTTDAAFHQAGNYAAGGPNDNDTDLSDGTGAGGLEDYPAIAQVAAALASNGLIPIFAVTAGQIGTYQALLDNLGVGGSVVQLAGNSSNLAAAILTGLSEVTTDVDLAITSDDYGFIQSVVPAGLGFDDVAGEATVTFELEIGTPADYADDEVTLTVPGFGEVTLDFSFGVETVDGSAGRDTLSGNNNANEIYGYERADVLDGEGGDDVLVGGTGNDTLTGGSGADVFVFEDADKFRGTDTVLDYVDGVDMLQLSGFGAVGFGDLVIANDTGGNATISVMDGKADEIIAVLNGVDASALDMGDFIFA